A window of the Bufo gargarizans isolate SCDJY-AF-19 chromosome 1, ASM1485885v1, whole genome shotgun sequence genome harbors these coding sequences:
- the LOC122944106 gene encoding adhesion G protein-coupled receptor B1-like — translation MAHHGRSGSGPLKKRPYIYKEQLMFLRDIMDVRPTEDNLEEETEQAAQEQQAAAEEDIPPSLDTEEMSEAGPSTSSTPHIPPAEYAPSLQLGARRKQSMPTAVVEVNTRVLNYMSRVRQEDHYELYGRSIGSLLKKVPEDLYLRTQGAIGIIIQAATPAKDPTELFIALENWRLYGNIHGPPSRPPSQFPNRPPHYPPPPRQPYLPPPQQYGPLYSTEASYPQPAPSAAQAAPP, via the exons ATGGCCCATCACGGCCGCAGTGGTTCAGGGCCACTGAAGAAAAGGCCCTATATTTATAAAGAGCAGCTAATGTTCCTCAGAGACATAATGGACGTGCGCCC GACGGAAGACAACCTGGAGGAAGAGACGGAGCAGGCTGCCCAGGAGCAGCAGGCTGCTGCTGAGGAAGACATTCCACCTTCCCTGGACACTGAGGAGATGTCAGAAGCTGGCCCATCAACCAGCTCCACGCCCCACATCCCTCCTGCAGAGTATGCACCTTCACTTCAGCTGGGGGCACGCCGGAAACAGTCAATGCCCACAGCTGTAGTGGAGGTGAATACTCGTGTACTCAACTACATGTCCAGAGTCCGGCAGGAGGACCATTACGAATTATATGGGCGCAGTATTGGATCCCTATTAAAAAAAGTTCCTGAAGATCTTTATCTGCGGACCCAAGGCGCCATTGGGATCATCATTCAGGCAGCCACTCCGGCAAAAGATCCCACAGAATTATTTATTGCACTAGAAAATTGGCGCTTATATGGGAACATCCATGGGCCACCATCTAGGCCTCCATCTCAGTTTCCCAACAGGCCACCCCactaccctcctcctcctcggcaaCCATACCTCCCTCCACCCCAACAATATGGTCCCCTATACAGTACAGAGGCATCATATCCTCAACCTGCACCCTCcgcagctcaggctgctccaccCTAG